The following are encoded in a window of Dioscorea cayenensis subsp. rotundata cultivar TDr96_F1 chromosome 16, TDr96_F1_v2_PseudoChromosome.rev07_lg8_w22 25.fasta, whole genome shotgun sequence genomic DNA:
- the LOC120279555 gene encoding LOW QUALITY PROTEIN: amino acid transporter AVT6E (The sequence of the model RefSeq protein was modified relative to this genomic sequence to represent the inferred CDS: deleted 1 base in 1 codon), whose amino-acid sequence MDSNYSAIPRNNSSIELQSHDRNNRAASHSKINGFYDDEDFALEEFDELPLILVPDSESKDVGSGVPGAVFNLATSVIGAGIMALPAAMKVLGVAFGLFSIVVMGILSEISIELLVRFSVLCKSSSYGDVVHSALGSFARVVSEICIIINNAGILVVYLIIIGDVMSGSFEHVGVFEQLLGHGWWDNRKLVILIVLVVFLAPLCALQNIDSLSLTSAASVALAVVFVVASCVIASIKLVEGSIKTPRMGPDFGSKTAILDLLVVIPIMTNAYVCHFNVQPIYNELKGRSPHKMNRVGRITTVLCVVVYASTALSGYLLFGDDTESDVLTNFDENLGIRFSFILNYVIRIGYVLHLVLVFPVIHFSFRQTVSELIFRTSVPQSRTMTLALTTVLLGVIYLGSTMIPNIWVAFKFTGATTGLALGFIFPSLVALRLDKQGKNLGRATRFSLWLMLVLAVIVSIIGVVGNIYSIKNQTG is encoded by the exons ATGGATAGCAATTACTCTGCTATTCCTAGGAATAATTCATCCATAGAGCTCCAATCACATGATAGGAACAATAGAGCAGCTAGTCATTCCAAAATCAATGGTTTTTatgatgatgaagattttgCACTTGAGGAGTTTGATGAATTGCCTCTCATCCTTGTTCCTGATTCTGAGTCCAAAGATGTTGGATCTGGTGTTCCTGGTGCTGTTTTCAACCTTGCAACATCTGTTATCGGTGCCGGGATCATGGCCCTCCCGGCTGCCATGAAGGTCCTTGGCGTCGCGTTTGGTCTTTTCTCTATAGTTGTCATGGGCATTTTGTCGGAGATCAGCATTGAGCTTCTTGTTCGATTCTCTGTCCTTTGTAAATCTTCGTCGTATGGAGATGTTGTACATTCAGCACTTGGAAGTTTCGCAAGAGTTGTCtcagagatttgtattattATCAACAATGCTGGTATTCTTGTTGTTTATTTGATAATCATTGGAGATGTGATGTCCGGCTCTTTTGAGCATGTTGGAGTGTTCGAGCAGTTGCTTGGACATGGTTGGTGGGATAATCGGAAACTGGTCATTCTCATTGTGTTGGTTGTCTTCTTGGCGCCGCTTTGTGCTCTTCAAAAT ATCGATTCCCTTAGCTTGACATCAGCTGCCTCGGTTGCTCTTGCTGTCGTCTTTGTTGTTGCATCGTGCGTCATTGCTTCTATCAAACTTGTTGAAGGTAGCATTAAGACACCGAGAATGGGCCCTGATTTCGGGTCAAAGACAGCGATATTGGACTTGCTTGTGGTTATTCCGATAATGACAAATGCCTATGTGTGCCATTTCAATGTTCAGCCGATTTACAATGAGCTAAAGGGAAGATCACCACATAAGATGAACCGGGTTGGAAGGATCACGACAGTCTTATGTGTTGTAGTTTATGCATCAACTGCCTTATCGGGGTATCTGTTGTTCGGGGATGATACAGAGTCAGATGTGCTTACCAATTTCGACGAGAATCTTGGTATTcgatttagttttattttgaacTATGTGATTAGAATCGGTTATGTTCTCCATCTGGTCCTTGTATTTCCGGTGATACATTTTTCTTTCAGGCAAACTGTTAGTGAGTTGATATTCAGGACTTCGGTTCCACAGAGCAGGACGATGACATTAGCTTTGACAACAGTGTTGCTTGGAGTCATTTATCTCGGCTCGACAATGATACCCAACATCTGGGTGGCTTTCAAGTTCACCGGAGCCACAACCGGGCTCGCATTGGGGTTCATATTCCCGTCACTTGTCGCTTTGAGATTGGATAAGCAAGGGAAGAACTTGGGACGTGCGACGAGATTTTCACTGTGGTTGATGTTGGTATTGGCGGTGATTGTTAGCATCATAGGAGTTGTTGGTAATATATACAGCATTAAAAATCAAACTGGTTGA
- the LOC120278787 gene encoding calcium uptake protein, mitochondrial-like — translation MLRLCSSIFRRSAAIGRARSTRCISTTSASRGGVRWNPTLMVAAGIAAIGGSGLGIWLLPSPSFAESNSPQINDSGAQEKRPKYLIGDSYRKRVFFNYEKRIRLRSPPEKIFEYFASFRSSEGEVFMYPADLMRAVVPVFPPSESNLVRDGHLRGEQHPGDLNCAPSKFFMLFDTNNDGLISFSEYIFFITLLSIPESSFSVAFKMFDLDHNGEIDREEFKKVMALMRSYNRQGTSHRDGLRIGLKVGTPVENGGLLEYFFGKDGNGRLQHDKFVQFLRDLHEEIVHLEFQHYDYHSSGTISSVDFALSMVASADINHVSKFLDRVDELNSNVLLKEMRISFEEFKAFAELRKKLQPLALAIFCFGKVNGLLTKQDFQRAASHVCGISVTDNVVDIIFHIFDANRDGSLSAEEFLTALQRRETDIRQPSATGVMSLFSCCLNCAKTCTVSQVPI, via the exons ATGTTGCGTTTGTGCTCCTCAATCTTCCGGCGATCGGCGGCGATCGGAAGAGCTAGATCGACGCGCTGCATCTCCACGACGTCCGCTAGCAGAGGTGGCGTTCGGTGGAATCCCACATTGATGGTGGCCGCGGGGATCGCGGCCATTGGTGGGTCTGGCCTTGGGATATGGCTCCTACCCTCTCCCTCCTTCGCGGAATCGAATTCTCCACAGATTAATGATTCCGGTGCTCAAGAGAAGCGGCCCAAGTACCTGATCGGAG ATTCTTACCGGAAAAGGGTGTTCTTTAACTATGAGAAACGAATAAGATTGCGAAGCCCTCCTGAAAAG ATTTTTGAGTACTTTGCATCTTTTCGGAGTTCGGAAGGAGAGGTATTTATGTACCCTGCAGATTTGATGAGAGCAGTTGTTCCTGTGTTTCCTCCATCTGAATCAAATTTAGTGAGAGATGGACATCTGCGAGGGGAGCAGCATCCTGGTGATTTGAATTGTGCACCATCAAAATTTTTCATGTTGTTTGACACAAACAATGATGGACTAATATCCTTTTCAGA GTACATTTTCTTCATCACATTATTGAGCATTCCTGAATCAAGCTTCTCGGTTGCATTTAAAATGTTTGATCTTGACCATAATGG GGAAATTGACCGAGAGGAGTTCAAGAAAGTTATGGCTCTGATGAGATCTTACAATAGGCAAGGGACGAGCCATCGGGATGGATTACGTATTGGTCTTAAAGTTGGGACACCTGTAGAAAATGGGGGCCTGCTGGAGTACTTTTTTGGGAAGGATGGAAACGGACGTTTACAACATGATAAGTTTGTCCAATTTCTAAGAGATCTGCATGAGGAG ATTGTACACTTAGAGTTTCAACATTATGACTATCACTCTAGCGGAACTATATCTTCTGTAGATTTTGCATTATCAATGGTTGCTTCTGCTGATATAAACCATGTAAGCAAGTTTCTTGACCGGGTTGATGAATTAAACAGCAATGTACTTCTCAAAGAAATGCGCATTTCATTTGAG GAATTCAAGGCCTTTGCAGAACTGCGAAAAAAATTGCAACCACTGGCACTggctatcttttgttttgggaaagTAAATGGTTTGTTGACAAAGCAGGATTTCCAGAGAGCTGCATCTCAT GTATGTGGCATATCTGTGACTGATAATGTTGTCGATATCATTTTCCACATCTTTGATGCAAACCGTGACGGGAGTTTAAGCGCTGAGGAATTTCTAACTGCTTTGCAAAGGCGGGAAACTGACATTCGCCAACCAAGTGCAACTGGAGTCATGAGCCTATTTTCATGCTGTTTGAATTGCGCTAAGACTTGCACCGTCAGCCAAGTGCCCATCTAA